AATCGAAAGCGAGGCGGTACTAGATATCGCTTACGCGATGATCGGCCAAAACTGCGTCCATAGAATCCTCCATGATTCATTGGGGATCGCCACGGTCGCCATTTTTCCGGCACACATATGTGCGATCCCTTTACACAGCCCCCCTGTGTATTTTTCTTATACCAATAAAGACCAGGAATGTCAACATTTACCCCACAAAAAAAACAGCTATTCTTATCCAATTTATTCTGCTCGTCTCGGTGCGGCCGGCCGATCCCATGTGCAGGGCTGCGCGGTCGCAATTCGTGGTTGTCCATCGGGTCGAAAGATAGCAGTGCACCATCACGCGCAAGTCACGCAGATGTCACGCCTGAGTCAATTCTTTCATCTGTCTGAAATTTTCGACGAGGGCAGCGGATACCCAGTTTCGCCCCCAAGAAGACAGTTGGGTGCACGGGAGGATCTCAGGACTCGGCCTCCGGGTACGCAAACCCGAGGTCCTCCCCTGCTTGAAACCTCCGACGGGAATCCATACCATGTGCGAATGACGCAAACCATTCTTGTCGTCGACGACGACCCCAATATCCAGAGAATTCTGCAATACACTCTGAGCCAGGCGGGGTTCCATGTGAAGCCGGCCTTGGAGGCGCGTCGGGCGCTCGACTATGCGCGTGCCAAGGCGCCGGATCTGGTCGTTCTCGATATCCAACTGCCGGACCTTTCCGGAATTGAAGTGTGCAGGCTGCTCAAAGAGGATCCTCGCACGAGGGAGATTCCAATCATCATGCTGACGGTTCGGGGCGGGGAGTCGGACAAGGTGTCGGCCTTCGAGACCGGCAGCGAAGACTACATGACCAAACCTTTCAGCACGAAAGAACTCCTCCTGCGCGTGCGGGCCCTGCTGCAACGATCCGGAAAGCCCGAAGCCCTCCGGACTCTTCAGGCCGGTGAACTGACGATGGACCTCGCAGGTCACCGGGCCGAACTGAAGGGCAAACCAATCGAGTTGACGGCCGTCGAATTCCGCCTCCTAGCGCATCTTGTCCAGAATCCGGGCGTGGTGATCGAAAGGGACATGCTGCTTGATCGTGTATGGGGCATCGAGGCGGAAATCGACACGCGTACG
The DNA window shown above is from Nitrospirota bacterium and carries:
- a CDS encoding response regulator — its product is MTQTILVVDDDPNIQRILQYTLSQAGFHVKPALEARRALDYARAKAPDLVVLDIQLPDLSGIEVCRLLKEDPRTREIPIIMLTVRGGESDKVSAFETGSEDYMTKPFSTKELLLRVRALLQRSGKPEALRTLQAGELTMDLAGHRAELKGKPIELTAVEFRLLAHLVQNPGVVIERDMLLDRVWGIEAEIDTRTVDTHVWRLRNKLGPLGRNIQTVRNVGYRFSI